In Stigmatella aurantiaca, one genomic interval encodes:
- a CDS encoding trifunctional serine/threonine-protein kinase/ATP-binding protein/sensor histidine kinase, with protein MLDIPGYKVLGTIRATGSNVLFHAVREADGLPVILKTPMAPTPGPSERERYRREFGILQRLRDVRGVAKPYACELIRERPVLLLERIQGEPLSEFVARPLGVPRCLAVAVSLASALAEIHCRNVIHKDIKPSNLILEPSGEARLIDFGAATLQKIEHLDAAPAHLIEGTLAYMSPEQTGRMNRAVDYRTDFYSLGVTLYELLTGQRPFQGRDALEWFHAHMAQIPRPLHELNPSVPQALTAIVEKLLAKVAEERYQSAEGLKADLEQCREGLLQDTLEGFTPGAHDIPHQFQLPQRLYGREAQVSTLIQGFERVISSGKPELFLVSGYSGIGKSSVVHELHRPVVQRRGFFLSGKFDQFQRDIPYATLAQAIRGLMQQLLAGADAEVAKWRERLNQAWEGDGQALVDLVPQLEVLVGKQPPLQALPPSETQYRFHRVIRQFLQVFATPEHPLVIFLDDLQWADLASLQLIQQVLSQPDFLTVQWIGAYRDNEVSPSHPLTLVLNEVSKAGARITRIGLEPLSLTQVEQLIGDTLPGVRQDMAIPLSVLVHEKTGGNPFFLLQWMVTLNQDGLLVREPGGGWRWDAASVQAKGYSDNVVDFMVGKLRQLPSGSQHLLRLAACVGNDFSLQMLGTLAGLEEVGDVEQGLESALQEGMLTRTGPEKYRFLHDRIQQAAHALISQAEGRSVHLRIGRLLLKSLPPGQVGEAIFDVVSQLNVGAELMDEPGERHLAARLNAEAGRKAAAAMAPLPAITYLTAAFALIPGNPWQTDYGLAFTVLSSRAKCELQCGNAAGARQLAEELLFQARTRADTTAAYCLKSTSCLVSGEIQEGTACMLECLAKLGMPMSQNPAWNEVLEAHEEVWTLLGERSIESLIDLPPMTDPDMKMVMDALSTAFTSAYFSGPQLLIIVLSRMVSLTFRHGFTETAMRGLGWFGVLTGFMFKRYQEGAALGRLAYGLVERHNMATCRAQVLSSLENISYWTQPFSAVQEIALSGLHHALQLGDFQSASFFSVSTLGNRLVLGHALADIHQESVSRGEFLHKAGFQDCQDMLLIYQRYVQQLRGHSLSFGTLSGEGFDEQAFEARLTSGRMPPLRCMYWIVKLQSRFMCGSWGEAREAAGRAAGLLGSMMGSILIKDYHFFSALTLAACFDEEAPGQQQQSLQAIRSHHQQLVEWAEQCAENFRALERMVAGELARLEGRGDEATCAYEEAICAARERGAIHCVALASELAANFWRTRKASIVSHAFAREARAAYLRWGARGKVQHLDAQWPHIEAPVPADGSSTSSTESAQIDAITVVKTQQAISGEIVLERLVTTLLQAAIENAGAQRGALLLPGGDALSVAATSSALPGNPFAPPGQDSMQALPWTILTYVRRTHEAVLIGDASKPHPFSSDAYLTRSKARSVLCLPLMRQEQFSGALYLENNLATNAFSPARLALLGHIASQAAISIENARLYADVERARAELREANDALEQRVNERTRELTQAQARLVDTARAVGMAEVASNVLHNVGNVLTSAVINLEMMQHAAGSSRIGRLKQATTLLLKHREGLADFLAPGARGGKLPGYLAALAEELIGEQTRLVEDIDAMSRHIAHIRAIVHVQQTYARTSLLTEECSLAQLIEDALRIQMAALNRHGVAVRREIAPVPTLKVDKHKVLQILINLISNAKHALDGVPEGNRNMCVRLVVEGNRVRIQIEDDGRGITPEIREKLFTHGFTTRHDGHGFGLHSSALAAQMLGGHLTLESEGAGKGAVATLEFPLS; from the coding sequence ATGTTGGACATTCCCGGCTACAAGGTTCTTGGCACCATCCGAGCGACTGGCTCGAATGTGCTCTTCCACGCGGTGCGTGAGGCCGATGGCTTGCCCGTCATCCTCAAGACGCCCATGGCGCCCACGCCAGGTCCCAGCGAGCGCGAACGCTACCGCCGGGAATTTGGAATCCTGCAGCGGCTCCGGGATGTGCGCGGCGTGGCCAAGCCCTATGCCTGTGAACTCATCCGCGAGCGGCCGGTGCTCCTGTTGGAGAGGATTCAGGGCGAGCCCTTGTCTGAGTTCGTGGCCCGGCCGCTGGGGGTCCCCCGGTGTCTCGCTGTGGCCGTCTCCCTGGCCTCGGCCCTGGCGGAGATTCACTGCCGCAATGTCATCCACAAGGACATCAAGCCCTCGAACCTCATCCTCGAACCCTCCGGCGAGGCGCGGCTCATCGACTTCGGGGCTGCCACGCTGCAAAAGATCGAGCATCTGGATGCCGCGCCTGCTCACCTGATCGAGGGAACGCTTGCGTACATGTCGCCCGAGCAGACGGGGCGGATGAACCGGGCGGTGGACTATCGGACGGACTTCTACTCCCTGGGCGTGACGCTCTATGAGCTGCTCACGGGCCAGAGGCCTTTCCAAGGGCGTGATGCGCTCGAGTGGTTTCACGCGCACATGGCTCAGATTCCGAGGCCGCTGCACGAGCTCAACCCCAGCGTGCCGCAAGCCCTGACGGCCATTGTGGAGAAGCTGCTGGCCAAGGTGGCCGAGGAGCGTTACCAAAGCGCCGAGGGCTTGAAGGCTGATCTCGAGCAGTGCCGCGAAGGATTGCTCCAGGACACGTTGGAAGGATTCACTCCAGGCGCGCACGATATCCCTCACCAGTTCCAGCTGCCGCAGCGGCTCTATGGGCGGGAAGCGCAGGTCTCCACGCTGATCCAGGGCTTCGAGCGCGTCATCTCGAGCGGCAAGCCGGAGCTCTTCCTGGTCAGTGGCTACTCCGGCATCGGCAAGTCCTCGGTGGTGCATGAGCTGCACAGGCCGGTGGTGCAGCGGCGCGGGTTCTTCCTGAGCGGGAAGTTCGATCAGTTCCAACGGGACATTCCCTACGCGACCCTGGCGCAGGCCATCCGGGGGCTGATGCAGCAGCTCCTGGCGGGAGCGGATGCGGAAGTGGCGAAGTGGCGGGAGCGGCTGAATCAGGCGTGGGAGGGCGATGGCCAGGCGCTCGTGGACTTGGTGCCTCAGCTGGAGGTGTTGGTGGGCAAGCAGCCACCGCTCCAGGCGCTGCCTCCCAGTGAGACGCAGTACCGCTTCCACCGGGTGATCCGCCAGTTCCTGCAGGTGTTCGCCACTCCTGAACACCCGCTCGTGATCTTCCTCGATGATTTGCAGTGGGCAGACCTGGCGAGCCTTCAGCTCATCCAACAGGTGTTGTCCCAGCCGGACTTCCTCACCGTGCAGTGGATTGGCGCCTACCGCGACAACGAGGTGAGCCCCTCTCATCCGCTGACGCTGGTGTTGAATGAGGTGAGCAAGGCCGGTGCACGGATCACCCGGATAGGCCTGGAGCCCTTGAGCCTGACACAGGTTGAGCAGCTGATTGGCGATACGCTCCCGGGAGTGAGGCAGGACATGGCCATCCCCCTCTCTGTCTTGGTTCACGAGAAGACCGGCGGCAACCCGTTCTTCCTCCTCCAGTGGATGGTGACGTTGAACCAAGACGGCCTGCTGGTGCGCGAGCCAGGGGGGGGCTGGCGGTGGGATGCCGCAAGCGTTCAGGCCAAGGGCTACTCGGACAATGTCGTCGACTTCATGGTGGGCAAGCTGCGCCAGCTGCCTTCCGGGTCGCAGCACCTGTTGAGGCTGGCGGCGTGCGTGGGCAATGACTTCTCACTCCAGATGCTGGGAACACTGGCGGGCCTGGAGGAGGTGGGAGACGTGGAGCAAGGGCTCGAGTCCGCGCTCCAGGAAGGCATGCTGACGCGCACGGGGCCGGAGAAGTACCGCTTCCTCCACGACCGCATCCAGCAGGCGGCCCACGCGCTCATCTCCCAGGCGGAAGGCAGGTCCGTCCACCTGCGCATCGGCCGGTTGCTGCTGAAGAGCCTGCCACCCGGACAGGTGGGCGAGGCGATCTTCGACGTCGTGAGCCAGCTCAACGTTGGGGCGGAGCTGATGGATGAGCCTGGGGAGCGCCACCTCGCCGCGCGGCTGAACGCTGAAGCGGGCAGGAAGGCCGCTGCCGCAATGGCGCCCCTGCCTGCCATCACCTACCTCACGGCCGCTTTCGCGCTCATTCCAGGCAACCCATGGCAGACGGATTACGGGCTGGCCTTCACAGTGCTTTCCTCCCGGGCGAAGTGCGAGCTCCAGTGCGGCAATGCCGCCGGGGCGCGCCAACTGGCGGAGGAGCTCCTTTTCCAGGCACGGACACGTGCGGACACCACCGCCGCCTACTGCCTGAAGAGCACCAGCTGTCTGGTCTCTGGCGAGATTCAGGAGGGGACTGCCTGCATGCTGGAGTGCTTGGCGAAGCTGGGCATGCCCATGTCACAGAACCCCGCCTGGAATGAAGTCCTGGAGGCCCACGAGGAGGTATGGACGCTGCTGGGGGAGCGCTCCATCGAGAGCCTCATTGACCTGCCGCCCATGACGGACCCGGACATGAAGATGGTGATGGATGCGCTCTCCACCGCCTTCACGTCGGCCTACTTCTCCGGCCCCCAATTGCTCATCATCGTCCTGAGCCGGATGGTCTCCCTCACCTTTCGTCACGGTTTCACGGAAACGGCGATGAGAGGACTGGGTTGGTTCGGGGTGCTGACCGGCTTCATGTTCAAGCGGTACCAGGAAGGCGCTGCCCTGGGGAGGCTCGCCTATGGCCTCGTCGAGCGGCACAACATGGCCACCTGCCGCGCACAGGTGCTCTCCAGCCTGGAGAACATCAGCTACTGGACCCAACCTTTCTCCGCCGTGCAGGAGATCGCCCTCAGTGGGCTCCACCACGCGCTCCAGCTGGGAGACTTTCAGTCCGCGAGTTTTTTCAGCGTTTCGACCCTGGGGAATCGTCTGGTTTTGGGGCATGCCCTGGCGGACATCCACCAGGAGTCGGTCTCGCGCGGTGAGTTCCTGCACAAGGCCGGGTTTCAGGATTGCCAGGACATGCTGCTCATCTACCAGCGCTACGTGCAGCAGTTGCGCGGACACTCGCTCTCCTTCGGTACCCTGAGCGGAGAGGGCTTCGATGAGCAGGCCTTCGAGGCCAGGTTGACCTCCGGGCGCATGCCCCCCCTGCGGTGCATGTACTGGATTGTCAAACTCCAATCGCGCTTCATGTGCGGCTCTTGGGGCGAAGCACGCGAAGCCGCCGGCCGGGCTGCTGGGCTGCTGGGCTCCATGATGGGCTCCATCCTCATCAAGGATTACCACTTCTTCAGCGCCCTGACCCTGGCCGCGTGCTTTGACGAGGAAGCCCCCGGGCAGCAGCAGCAGTCCCTCCAGGCCATCCGGAGCCATCACCAGCAGCTCGTGGAGTGGGCGGAGCAGTGCGCCGAAAACTTCCGCGCGTTGGAGCGGATGGTGGCCGGTGAGCTGGCCCGTCTCGAGGGGAGGGGGGATGAGGCAACGTGTGCTTACGAGGAGGCCATCTGCGCGGCGAGAGAGCGCGGTGCCATCCACTGTGTGGCGCTGGCCAGCGAGCTGGCGGCAAACTTCTGGCGCACGCGGAAGGCGTCCATCGTCTCTCATGCGTTCGCGCGCGAGGCCCGGGCGGCGTATCTGCGATGGGGCGCCCGGGGCAAGGTTCAGCACCTGGATGCGCAGTGGCCGCACATCGAGGCGCCGGTGCCGGCCGACGGCAGCAGTACCAGCAGCACGGAATCAGCCCAGATCGACGCCATCACGGTGGTCAAGACCCAGCAAGCCATCTCGGGTGAGATTGTCCTGGAGCGGCTGGTGACCACGCTGCTCCAGGCAGCCATCGAGAATGCAGGCGCTCAGCGAGGCGCCCTGTTGCTGCCGGGCGGGGATGCGCTCTCGGTGGCGGCCACCTCCAGCGCTTTGCCGGGCAATCCCTTTGCCCCGCCAGGGCAGGACTCGATGCAGGCGTTGCCGTGGACGATCCTCACCTATGTCCGGCGCACCCATGAGGCGGTGCTCATTGGGGATGCCTCCAAGCCCCACCCGTTCTCGTCTGATGCGTATCTGACGCGCAGCAAGGCGCGCTCGGTGTTGTGCCTGCCGTTGATGCGCCAGGAGCAATTCTCCGGAGCGCTGTATCTGGAGAACAACCTGGCCACCAACGCCTTCAGTCCCGCGCGTCTGGCGTTGCTCGGACACATTGCCTCGCAGGCGGCTATCTCCATTGAGAATGCACGGCTCTATGCGGACGTGGAGCGTGCCCGGGCGGAGCTGCGGGAGGCGAACGATGCGCTTGAGCAGCGGGTGAACGAACGCACGCGCGAGCTCACGCAGGCTCAGGCCCGGCTGGTGGACACCGCGCGCGCGGTCGGAATGGCCGAGGTGGCCTCCAACGTGCTGCACAACGTGGGCAACGTGCTCACCAGCGCCGTCATCAACCTGGAGATGATGCAGCACGCGGCCGGCTCCTCACGCATCGGCCGGTTGAAGCAGGCCACCACCCTGCTCCTGAAGCACCGCGAGGGCTTGGCGGACTTCCTGGCCCCAGGGGCGCGCGGTGGCAAACTGCCGGGCTATCTGGCCGCGCTGGCTGAAGAGCTCATCGGAGAGCAGACGCGCTTGGTGGAAGACATCGACGCGATGAGCCGGCACATCGCGCACATCCGTGCCATCGTCCATGTGCAGCAGACGTATGCCAGGACGTCGCTGCTGACGGAGGAGTGCAGCCTGGCCCAGCTCATCGAGGATGCCCTGCGCATCCAGATGGCGGCGCTCAACCGTCACGGGGTGGCCGTCCGGCGCGAGATAGCTCCGGTCCCCACGCTGAAGGTGGACAAGCACAAGGTGTTGCAGATTCTCATCAACCTCATCAGCAATGCGAAGCACGCGCTGGACGGGGTGCCCGAGGGAAATCGCAACATGTGTGTGCGGCTGGTGGTGGAGGGCAACCGGGTACGTATTCAAATAGAGGATGATGGCAGGGGCATCACACCGGAGATACGGGAGAAGCTCTTCACGCACGGCTTCACCACGCGTCATGACGGCCACGGCTTCGGCTTGCACTCGAGCGCGCTGGCGGCGCAGATGCTGGGGGGCCACCTCACGCTGGAGAGTGAGGGCGCGGGCAAGGGCGCCGTGGCCACGCTTGAGTTTCCGCTCTCTTGA
- a CDS encoding OmpH family outer membrane protein, which translates to MSGTRELRTRLEAAQAELQRSKAHLEKLRRYHERERDALQQELEAARREVAALQRRHEEALQAQAQRKAEALQQAVLLPAPPPVPPSVLVALVRRPEPLEPAVPALSRLTGLPPADVRLRAAMPLPCVMARASVAEAEAMRQALHAEGFLAVSREIPHPSAGGVMTVRRFTLEAQALHLEDARGRREQLPYDSLKLLVRGRRLTLSVEKQLEWTLPEAQPLVGRRGFSAQELKVQEVKKEEHSQFLWAYVEGLRVVFTQGTQFQGLGARRGASLHESLHNLTGELHQRAPQAVRDDRLLALPRFSLPLVHEERGQELFAELLFQAVKQRVWP; encoded by the coding sequence ATGAGCGGAACCCGTGAGCTGCGCACCCGGTTGGAAGCCGCCCAGGCGGAGCTTCAGCGCTCCAAGGCCCACCTCGAGAAGCTGCGCAGGTACCACGAACGGGAGCGGGACGCGCTCCAGCAGGAGCTGGAAGCGGCGCGGCGAGAGGTGGCGGCGCTCCAGCGCCGTCACGAAGAAGCCCTGCAAGCCCAAGCGCAGCGGAAGGCCGAGGCCCTGCAGCAAGCGGTGCTCCTCCCAGCGCCCCCGCCGGTGCCGCCCTCCGTGCTCGTCGCGCTCGTCCGGCGTCCCGAGCCGTTGGAGCCGGCCGTGCCCGCCCTGTCTCGGCTGACCGGATTGCCTCCCGCCGATGTGCGGCTGCGGGCCGCCATGCCCCTGCCCTGCGTCATGGCGCGCGCGTCCGTTGCCGAGGCGGAGGCGATGCGCCAGGCGCTCCACGCCGAGGGCTTCCTGGCGGTGAGCCGTGAAATCCCCCACCCTTCCGCCGGAGGGGTGATGACCGTGCGCCGCTTCACGCTGGAGGCGCAGGCCCTTCACCTGGAGGATGCCCGGGGCCGGCGCGAGCAACTGCCCTATGACAGCCTGAAGCTGCTGGTCCGGGGCCGGCGGCTCACCCTCTCGGTGGAGAAACAACTGGAGTGGACCCTTCCAGAAGCCCAGCCCCTGGTCGGCCGAAGGGGCTTCTCCGCCCAGGAGCTGAAGGTGCAGGAGGTCAAAAAGGAAGAGCACAGCCAGTTCCTCTGGGCCTACGTCGAAGGACTCCGGGTGGTCTTCACCCAGGGCACCCAGTTCCAGGGCCTGGGCGCACGCCGGGGAGCCTCCCTGCACGAGAGCCTGCACAATCTGACGGGCGAGCTGCATCAACGGGCGCCGCAGGCCGTCCGGGACGATCGGCTCCTGGCCCTGCCCCGCTTCAGCCTGCCCCTGGTCCACGAGGAGCGAGGCCAGGAACTCTTCGCGGAGCTGCTCTTCCAGGCGGTGAAGCAGCGGGTGTGGCCATGA
- a CDS encoding Hsp70 family protein — MTVAPKLIPLRIRLPYTTDEEFIDKYGANVARGGVFIATRAPKEEGTALAFEFVLAGGARLLRGEGIVVKAQLDEGGGRSGMTVRFTKLDAPSKALLDRVVARRNGEPLPSPEVSAPAEEPPQQAPAPPSPAAPVAPPPGLIRKATVPAAVSRPPAPVEPPPMARGPTPTPVPVPLPAPAAPPPEPMMSFRPVAPTPAPFQAPAPPPAQAPVHEVLPAPAPPPSAPTPEAPPAGTPLAPEPLRKGPEFRSRRRSVLEVPDRLPAAPAGPEVVLGIDLGTAQSRVAVFHEGEAQLIPVGDTGAWAVPSMMGVSAAGHLLAGEAAQAEATRAPRHAATGLKRLLGLRASSPRLRGFVGLPLTLTADASGDASVELQGRVLSLGEFAAHLLGELRATASAFLGRDVTRAVLCVPAYFDARQRAVLREAAERAGLTVPRMLNAPVAATLAYGHGRGLARKRVLVVDLGGGGLEVSVIQVTGDDLEVVTTGWDATLGGMDFDARIAEALLGELRDRGLPLPEHPLDWNPLRAAAETAKVALSEQEETSVPLAPGVTASLSRERLEALTADLAHRVTEVTRQVLESSALTPQGLDAVVLVGGQSRAPLVRRRLEESLGVPVRADVDPLSAAAQGAALLGRSLLEIESGKPGATISDVLSVPLGVADQGGAFRRVFERNTRLPADKTLVLPVTPGPLTLALFQGTSLLALENEYLGELSFPLERAGEAEFHFSLSQDGILSLETTLPGAKRQPAPLASGDLDDAGKEALFARSPLPSEPEARPSGLFSGLKKLFGKR, encoded by the coding sequence GTGACGGTCGCGCCCAAGCTCATCCCGCTGCGCATCCGCCTTCCGTACACCACGGACGAGGAGTTCATCGACAAGTACGGCGCCAACGTGGCGCGCGGTGGGGTGTTCATCGCCACCCGGGCACCCAAGGAAGAGGGCACCGCGCTGGCCTTTGAGTTCGTCCTCGCCGGGGGCGCGCGCCTGCTGCGGGGCGAGGGCATCGTCGTGAAGGCGCAGCTGGACGAGGGCGGCGGGCGCTCGGGGATGACGGTGCGCTTCACGAAGCTGGATGCCCCCAGCAAGGCCCTGCTGGACCGGGTGGTGGCCCGGCGCAACGGTGAGCCCCTCCCTTCGCCCGAGGTCAGCGCTCCCGCCGAGGAGCCGCCCCAGCAGGCTCCGGCGCCGCCTTCTCCAGCGGCCCCTGTGGCGCCCCCGCCCGGGTTGATCCGCAAGGCCACGGTCCCGGCGGCGGTTTCCCGGCCTCCGGCCCCCGTCGAACCTCCGCCCATGGCCCGCGGCCCCACGCCCACGCCGGTGCCCGTGCCCCTGCCGGCGCCCGCCGCGCCGCCGCCAGAGCCCATGATGTCCTTCCGGCCGGTGGCGCCCACGCCTGCACCGTTCCAGGCGCCCGCGCCTCCTCCGGCGCAGGCGCCCGTCCACGAAGTCCTTCCTGCCCCCGCGCCTCCGCCTTCAGCGCCCACACCGGAAGCACCTCCCGCCGGCACGCCTCTTGCGCCCGAGCCCCTTCGCAAGGGACCCGAATTCCGGAGCCGCCGCCGGAGCGTGCTCGAAGTGCCCGATCGCCTTCCGGCCGCCCCTGCCGGACCCGAGGTGGTGCTGGGCATTGATCTCGGGACGGCGCAGTCCCGGGTCGCGGTGTTCCACGAAGGGGAGGCCCAGCTCATCCCCGTGGGGGACACCGGAGCCTGGGCGGTTCCCTCCATGATGGGGGTGAGCGCAGCGGGGCACCTGCTCGCCGGAGAGGCCGCGCAGGCCGAGGCCACCCGGGCCCCCCGCCATGCCGCCACCGGCCTCAAGCGCCTGCTCGGGCTGCGCGCCAGCTCGCCCCGGCTCCGTGGCTTCGTGGGGCTGCCCCTGACCCTCACGGCCGATGCCTCCGGTGACGCGAGCGTCGAGCTCCAGGGCCGCGTCCTCTCCCTGGGCGAGTTCGCGGCCCACCTGCTCGGAGAGCTCAGGGCCACCGCCAGCGCGTTCCTGGGCCGGGACGTCACGCGCGCGGTGCTGTGCGTTCCCGCCTACTTCGATGCCCGGCAGCGCGCGGTCCTGCGCGAGGCGGCCGAGCGCGCGGGGCTGACCGTCCCCCGCATGCTCAATGCCCCCGTGGCGGCGACGCTCGCCTACGGCCATGGCCGGGGCCTGGCGCGCAAGCGCGTCCTCGTGGTGGATCTCGGCGGCGGCGGCCTCGAAGTCTCCGTCATCCAGGTCACGGGAGATGACCTGGAGGTCGTCACCACCGGCTGGGACGCGACGCTGGGCGGCATGGACTTCGACGCGCGCATCGCGGAGGCCCTGCTCGGGGAGCTGCGCGACCGGGGCTTGCCCCTGCCCGAGCACCCGCTCGACTGGAACCCCCTGCGCGCCGCCGCCGAGACCGCCAAGGTGGCCCTCAGTGAGCAGGAGGAGACGTCCGTTCCGCTGGCGCCCGGCGTCACGGCCAGCCTGAGCCGGGAGCGCCTCGAAGCGCTCACCGCGGACCTCGCGCACCGCGTGACGGAGGTCACCCGGCAGGTGCTGGAGTCGAGCGCCCTGACGCCCCAGGGCCTGGATGCCGTGGTGCTCGTGGGAGGCCAGAGCCGGGCGCCCCTGGTCCGCCGGCGGCTGGAGGAGAGCCTGGGCGTGCCGGTCCGCGCGGATGTGGACCCGCTGAGCGCCGCCGCCCAGGGCGCCGCGTTGCTGGGGCGCTCCTTGCTGGAGATCGAATCCGGCAAGCCGGGGGCCACCATCTCGGATGTCCTCTCGGTTCCCCTGGGCGTGGCGGACCAGGGCGGCGCCTTCCGCCGGGTCTTCGAGCGCAACACCCGGCTGCCCGCGGACAAGACGCTCGTGCTTCCCGTCACGCCCGGGCCGCTGACCCTGGCGCTCTTCCAGGGCACCTCGCTGCTCGCGCTGGAGAACGAGTACCTGGGAGAGCTCAGCTTCCCGCTCGAGCGCGCGGGAGAGGCGGAGTTTCACTTCTCGCTCTCCCAGGACGGCATCCTCTCCCTGGAGACCACCCTGCCCGGCGCGAAGCGGCAACCCGCCCCGCTGGCCTCCGGGGACCTGGACGATGCGGGCAAGGAGGCGCTCTTCGCCCGCTCGCCGCTGCCCAGCGAGCCCGAGGCGCGCCCCAGTGGCCTTTTCTCCGGGCTGAAGAAGCTCTTCGGGAAGCGCTGA
- a CDS encoding periplakin, with translation MSDAQELRDKLGAVKKELQQVRAEMDQQRARHAREQKALQLALEKTRQEAARLRARIAPLETP, from the coding sequence ATGAGCGACGCCCAGGAGCTTCGCGACAAGCTGGGCGCGGTCAAGAAGGAGCTTCAGCAGGTCCGGGCCGAGATGGACCAGCAGCGGGCACGGCATGCGCGCGAGCAGAAGGCCCTCCAACTCGCCCTGGAGAAAACGCGGCAGGAGGCAGCCCGGCTGCGCGCGCGCATCGCGCCGTTGGAGACTCCTTAG